AAGCTTTGAGGAATGAGCAGCTACTTCAGCAGTATTTCTGCTTTATGAATGTTTAAGAGGCACAGTAAGCACTCTTTAATGTATATTATAAATCCATCTGTGGGTATGTATGAtgcacacagccctgtgtcaCCACTCACTGCTCTGTTAGAATTTTTGCCTGCAAGTGGTATAtccagcaggcagtgctggagaagatggcagcagctggatCACCTGTGAGACCTCTGCCTGCTGTCAGAGAGAccagcaggagggctggagatgTGGTTCCCTTATTTTCTTAGGAAGCAAAGCTGAAGTTCTTCTTCCCATAGGCAGGTGCAAGCCTAAGTGTTGAAATCCCCTTCTGTATCAACATAACTTTACCTAAGTGGTGTCATGCTCCCTGTTGTGACAGACCCAAACTGTCCCCATGTTCATTTGCAGCTGTATGACCTCATGACTATGGCTTTCAAGTACcaagtgctgctgtgccctcGGCCCAAAGAcattctgctggtcacattCAATCACCTGGATGCAATCAAGGATTTCATACAAGATGCCCCTGGCATTCTGAACCAGGTGGATGAAACCTTCCGACAGCTGATCGATGTAAGAATCCTTCCAAAactggtgggggggttgggatttttaattattttttgtctttccaaGCTAATCTTAGAGACTAAATATCACATCAGCAAGTGCCATATCAGGTGTGAAGGTCAAGGCCTCAGAGAACCATCCAAATAAccttcctctttgttttttggggttttttttctacccTGAGGGAAACAAATTGGCCTCCCCATTAACAACTTAAAAGTGCTGAGAAGGCATGAAATGTTTCCAGAGGGCTTCTGGAGAGGGAAGTATCTATGAGTTGAGTGTTATTTTTCTACTGGCTTATTCAGTCTGATCAAAGtctccactgacttcagcagaaaTTAAGTCAGACTCTTAGTCATGGATAATAATTACTGATAATGACCAGCAGCCCCTCTTAAGAGCATTTCTGCTTCCCCTGCTACACAGTTCAGGCAGCAGCATTGTGATGTGCTTGTTTTCACCCTTACCTGGGCTGGATGTGGTGTACTTGCAAAgcctttgtggtgtttttttcttccagacatACTGTGGTCTGTCTGctggggaatttcagctcatcAGGCAAACGCTCCTTGTGTTTTTTCAGGACATGCATATAAGGGTAAGAGCCACTCAGTAAGAAGGGAGTTTGCAGCTAGAATATGGAGGGATCTTGTTATAATGACACtgcaggtttgggtttgttacTTGTGCTATTCAGTCATCTTGATCTGCTTGCAATTTAAACCTTCAAAATGTCACAAATGAAGCAAATCTACTACAGCCCTCCTCAATAATTCTAAAAGGCCATGAAAAAAAGTAGCAATAAAGATTTGCTGGTTGATAAGTGTGTTTTTTCTTGTAGTAGAAACTTGATATGAAACTCAGGTGGTGAGCTAGAAATCATGGGGCTTGATATCCTCTAATACATTGATCATACTCAAGTGCATAAACAGTAATGTTAGATCaatgtggccttcctctgggcCACACTTCTGCATCACTGCCTTTGCCTTGTGTCACAGTCTCTGTATCAAAATCTCTAGGAAACCTCCCCCAGGGTaggcaggaaggctgcaagCTCAGTCTGCAAAGAATTCAGGTCAGAAGGAAGGTAACTGATTGTCTCAAGGGTGGAATATTTGGAATATTCTTTTGCAGGTCTCAATCTTTCTGAAAGACAAAGTGCAGAACTCCAATGGTCGCTTTGTGCTGCCCATATCAGGCCCTGTTCCTTGGGGTACAGAAGTTCCAGGACTCATCAGGTGAGTGCAGTGTGTGAGGTCTAACAGGAACCAAGCTCAGACTGTCATCCATGTTGCACAAATTGCTGAGCCTCCAGGAATTGCTATTTAGAGGGCAGGATTTGGGACTAATGAAGTACTAAGCTGTGTCTGATGTTCCCCATTCCAGTTGATTAGCTATTAGTAATATATCCTCTAAAATGGGCATTTACCCACAAACTGAACAGACTTTTATTCCTCTGCTTACTACACAAGAAAAAAGGGCAAGCCAGTCCTGAAAATCAGTACTAAACCCACTAAATATGCTTCAATAATGACTTGTTTTTAAGGATGTTTAATCACAGTGGAAATGAAGTGAGAAGATCTGAGTTCACCACCAATGGAAATTATGTTACTCCACAAAGGGAAGGATCTTTTGAGCTTTATGGAGACAGAGTCCTCAAACTTGGAACAAATATGTAAGTGATTTTTGTCCTATAGTGCAACCTGAAGTAAATGTTGATGGCTGTGGATTTGGTCAGCAGCGCAGCTCCAGCCTTgggtatttttgcctttttccacTGTTACCAGCCTGACTATTTTGTGATGTCCTGAAACAGAACACATAGACAGATGTGTATAAAGAGCTgtagaaaagagcaaaagtttGATTTATGTCTGCAGTAAAGCTGAGTAAAGAGTGTTCTCATCTGGTGCTGCAGATTATGTGCAATGTAATTCAATTTTAGCTGCATTCAAgaaattccttcttttctctgtgtttgtcTTAACATAATTCTTCCTCTCAAAGAACCAGAGCGAGCAGTGTTCTTTTGCACAGCTTTGTCACTCGCACATTTTAATGCCTCCATGCTCCATAAATCTGAACTGTAACTTCTCAGTTATTTCCTCCCTTCAGAAAAACACCCTGAACtcaaagctgctgtgctgctccctgcagttcCTGTAGCACATACACCTAACAGGTCGCTGTGTTCTTCCCTCTAGGTATAGCGTTAGTCGGCCAGTAGAGACCCACATGTCAGCATCATCCAAAAACCTGGCATCCCATGCAAAGGTCAGTGCTGTTctgctcctgtcactggttACCTGGCTGACTGCTCTCTGTCAgtgagtcctgcagctggtcACACGTGGTGGGAGCTTTTCCTTTGAGCTGCTTCACCACATCCACCagattttcccttctccttccttggtCTCTTAGTTGATGTGGTCACGCCTGAGTGAAACGCCCAAGTGCTTCACCTCCAGATCATCACTGTCTTCCTCTTTGTACTTCTCCTTTCTCAGAGAAATAAGGAGCATCTCTTTGGTCTACAATTACAGGATAACTTCAGGGGAACTTGTTCTGTTGTTCTTGGAGCTCCATCCAATCCCCCAGTCCCTtctgagctggggaagggcacaTGTTCCTGAGGAACCTCACACACAGGCTTGTGCAACGCTGCACTCGCTTCCTATTTTAACCTcctcagaaaacagaaagctgGGTTTACAGATTTCTCAGCTGTTTATTTGAGCTGGAAAATTACGTTGTCCTGGCTTTATAAATTCAAGCAACCATTTTAAGTACACAGCTGATAATGAGTAGTTATCTGCAGAGTCTGTGCCATTAACAATACAGAAATGTATTTATATCGCTCCAAAGAACGTTTATGTAAGATGAGACAACACAAAAATGATTACAGCCCTCATCTCCCTGGTAACCTGACCAAGGAAcccatctctgctttctgcaggagaATATAGTCCCTAACCCTCTTGCTAAAGAAGAACTGAACtttctggccaggctgctgggaggtCTGGAGGTCAAGAAACCTGCTGGCAGTGAGACAGGATTCCGCCTGAACTTGTTCACGACCGATGAGGAGGAAGAGTAGGTTCCATCCTTCATGTCTGGGGGTTGTGCTGCAGGGCCACGTGGGCAGCCCTGGAGACTAAAGCTGTCCCTTTACAGCTTTGGGGACAAAACAGCTGGCTTCAGGGTTTCATTATTTTGGGCCAGAGCAGTTTCCATTCCCTGGCTGGACTTTTTTATCATGGCTGTCAGCCAGGAGCTGTTTCACTTAAGGTGTCTCCTGGTTTTGCGTGCCCTCAGTGAcactggtgccagcagctgtgcctgtgccagcAGACACCTGTGCTTAGCTTCGTCCCATggagcagagacatctcttCAGCCCCTGTAGTTCTCCTCTCCCCAAATAGTTTCTTGTATCTTCTCATGAAACTAAGTTCtcttttcatgtttttaatCAAGACACGCTGCGCTGACGAGACCAGAGGAGTTATCTTACAAAGTTATCAACATAGAGGCCACACAGGTAAGTACAGCACCTCTCAGAGCTTCATTCTCACCCTTCTTGCCTTGCCCAGAGCCAAGTTCCATCCACAGTAGTAACTTTAGAAGCTCATCCATAAGCACTGGCAGcatcccctgcccagcctggggacTGGTGATTGTTTGCTAAGGGAACTTGAAACCTGTCAAACACCAGAGCATGTTCTCAGCTGCAGGGGATGGAGAAGTGTCACAGCCCAACGCCTGCAGTCCTTTCTAAAGGGGCTTGTGGGCATCAGCAGGCAGTTGGGCATTTCCCAGTacagcccagggcagcctaGTAAAGGTCCTCGTTGGCAGGTATTGGGTTACATCCAGTCTCCCCTAGTCCATCCCAGTAAAAGCAAGCGTTAGCAGGTAGTGGGGCACATCCCAGTACTGCCCACTGCGTCCCACTAAAGGCTCCTATTAGCAGGTGGTGGGGCACGTCCTGGTCACCCCCAGCGCCCCCAGTAAAGGCTCCCGTTAGCAGGCGATGGGTCTCGTCCCTGTGCCTCCAGTCCCCCGCTCGCCGGCGGGCTGAAGCCGCGCTCTCTCCGCAGGAGCCGGGCCGACGGGCCGAGCTCTCTCGCATTCTCGGGGAGCTGGAGGTGACGGAGCCGCGGCCGGCAAGCGACGAGAAGGGGGAAGACCTGCTGGCGCTGATGGACGCGCTCTGAGCCGCGTTAACGGCTGGAGTAGCGGCAGCggcagcggcagcggcggcggtgGGGCGGGCGGGGTCGGGGCGGGCGGGCGGAGCCGGCGGGGCGCAGTGCGCAGGCGGGGCCgccccttcctgctgctgggcagcggGAACGGGAACGGGTGAGTGTGCAAGGGAGGAACGGGTGAGTGTGCAAGGGAGGAGCGGGTGGGTGCACGGCTGTGCAAAGGAAGGGGGTGGCAAGTGAGTGTgcgagaggaggaggaggcagcgaGCATGGTGTGTGCAGGGGCCACGGGCTTGACAGGGAGGAGCGGCAGCGTGGGGGagggtgccaggggaggagCAGGGTTTGGGTGTGCGTGCGAGGTGGGCACATGGAGAATGGGAGTGACTGGTGGAGTGTGCaaggggagcaggcagtgggggCCCCCTGGGGCAAGGGTGGCACATGGAGAGTGTGAGCGACTTGGGGGAGGGGTAGCGTGCAGGCGAGTGTGCAAGGAGCGGCACATGTGCACACAAGTGTGCAAGCTGAGGCAGGTGGATTTCCTGGTGGGCACCAACCTGGGGCACGTTGCAGCACCTCATCTTCCCTGCACGATGGAGGTCAGCCACTCGGTGAAGGAGCGCACCATCGCCGAGAACAGCCTGGTGATCCTGCTGCAGGGCCTGCACGGCCACGTCACCACTGTGGACATGCGTGACGAGAGCACGGCCACAGGACGCATCACCAACGTGGATGCCTTCATGAACGTGAGGCTGGCTGAGGTGACTTTCACGGACAGGCAGGGCACAGTGTCCCACCTGGACGAGTTCTTTGTGACCGGCAGGAACGTTCGCTACGTCCACATCCCCGACGAGGTGGACATCAGGGCCACCATTGAGCGGCAGCTGCAGGCCATCCACAGGATCCGCTACTTTGGGGGCCGTGATAAGGGCAGGAAGGAGTTTCCTCGTGCCAAGCACAAGTGAGCCCTTGGCACTGCCCCTCTGACTGGACTGCCCGCTGCCTTCACACCTCGCCCTGGACATTCTGCCCCAGGATTCGGgactctgctgctcctctgccagtgTCAACTGGGGAGCAGTTAGTTTTTCTAATGAATTACCCCACTTAAAAAAGTCTGATCTTGgcttgtttccttttcctttggcaAGCTACTGATGTGCTTCCTCTGATGGCCAAACACCTTCCGGCCAAAGCCTGGgcctcctgctcaagcaggccaagtcctgctgctggcatcactgcccacaggagctggagctgcagctggtctgctctcccagcttcctgcagagctctggacCTGGagtggccagcagctctggggcagcgCTGAGAGCAGCACTATTACTTCACTGTGTCCCAAAGAGCCCAGGGTGATTTCTGAGAGCtcacaggccaggctgggttggggctgcccacagccacgAGAGCTCGGGTTTCACAGAGAGGGCAGAGACAAGCCTGGGGCTGGAGCGCTGGCAGGGGACCTGGAGGGCCTGGCCCCTGTGG
The Indicator indicator isolate 239-I01 chromosome 33, UM_Iind_1.1, whole genome shotgun sequence DNA segment above includes these coding regions:
- the LSM10 gene encoding U7 snRNA-associated Sm-like protein LSm10, with the protein product MEVSHSVKERTIAENSLVILLQGLHGHVTTVDMRDESTATGRITNVDAFMNVRLAEVTFTDRQGTVSHLDEFFVTGRNVRYVHIPDEVDIRATIERQLQAIHRIRYFGGRDKGRKEFPRAKHK
- the OSCP1 gene encoding protein OSCP1 isoform X2, which codes for MSLRTLPLLFLNLGGEMLYILDQRLRAQSIPGEKARKVMNDIITTMFNKKFIEELFKPQELYSKKALRTVYDRLAHASIMRLNQASMDKLYDLMTMAFKYQVLLCPRPKDILLVTFNHLDAIKDFIQDAPGILNQVDETFRQLIDTYCGLSAGEFQLIRQTLLVFFQDMHIRVSIFLKDKVQNSNGRFVLPISGPVPWGTEVPGLIRMFNHSGNEVRRSEFTTNGNYVTPQREGSFELYGDRVLKLGTNMYSVSRPVETHMSASSKNLASHAKENIVPNPLAKEELNFLARLLGGLEVKKPAGSETGFRLNLFTTDEEEEHAALTRPEELSYKVINIEATQEPGRRAELSRILGELEVTEPRPASDEKGEDLLALMDAL
- the OSCP1 gene encoding protein OSCP1 isoform X1, which translates into the protein MSLRTLPLLFLNLGGEMLYILDQRLRAQSIPGEKARKDEWTDVDRKRVMNDIITTMFNKKFIEELFKPQELYSKKALRTVYDRLAHASIMRLNQASMDKLYDLMTMAFKYQVLLCPRPKDILLVTFNHLDAIKDFIQDAPGILNQVDETFRQLIDTYCGLSAGEFQLIRQTLLVFFQDMHIRVSIFLKDKVQNSNGRFVLPISGPVPWGTEVPGLIRMFNHSGNEVRRSEFTTNGNYVTPQREGSFELYGDRVLKLGTNMYSVSRPVETHMSASSKNLASHAKENIVPNPLAKEELNFLARLLGGLEVKKPAGSETGFRLNLFTTDEEEEHAALTRPEELSYKVINIEATQEPGRRAELSRILGELEVTEPRPASDEKGEDLLALMDAL